The Geodermatophilaceae bacterium NBWT11 genome has a segment encoding these proteins:
- a CDS encoding helix-turn-helix transcriptional regulator, with product MVRPPLTPDERARGHRLGAHLRAARGERSLPEVAAASGIGVETLRKIESGRVPTPAFFTVAALARALDLDLDQLAAALDPAPVGALSA from the coding sequence ATGGTCCGTCCCCCGCTCACCCCCGACGAACGAGCCCGCGGCCACCGCCTCGGTGCCCACCTGCGGGCCGCCCGCGGCGAGCGGTCGCTGCCCGAGGTCGCCGCGGCCTCCGGCATCGGCGTGGAGACCCTGCGCAAGATCGAGAGCGGCCGGGTGCCGACCCCGGCGTTCTTCACCGTCGCCGCCCTCGCCCGGGCCCTCGACCTGGACCTCGACCAGCTCGCCGCCGCGCTCGACCCGGCCCCCGTCGGGGCGCTCTCCGCGTGA
- a CDS encoding RtcB family protein: METINGRLLNWASILEENTREQAERTASMPFVFPHVALMPDAHLGRGATVGSVLPTDGAIIPAAVGVDIGCGMAAVRTQFTAADLTGRDLAVLHEQISRSVPLSAGRQNKTVRETAAPRVDELRTMAGVDQADAVARHWPLQLGSLGSGNHFIEVSLDEQDRVWAFLHSGSRGVGNKLAARHIAVAQEQCRRRFIDLPDRDLAYLVEGEPEFDAYLEALFWAQRFAFLNRDEMMDRVLDQLGRFLGVDVVREESVGCHHNYTARERHFGREVWLSRKGAISAREGELGLIPGSMGAASYVVTGLGNVRALHSSPHGAGRSHSRSAARKLFDRADLDQRMAGVAWGHSDAFLDEHPDAYKPIDQVMADAADLVEVRHTLRQVVNVKGD, from the coding sequence ATGGAGACGATCAACGGACGCCTGCTGAACTGGGCGTCGATCCTGGAGGAGAACACCCGGGAGCAGGCCGAGCGCACCGCGTCCATGCCGTTCGTGTTCCCGCACGTGGCACTGATGCCCGACGCCCACCTGGGCCGGGGCGCGACCGTGGGCTCGGTGCTGCCCACCGACGGCGCGATCATCCCGGCAGCGGTCGGGGTGGACATCGGCTGCGGGATGGCCGCCGTCCGGACGCAGTTCACCGCTGCCGACCTGACCGGGCGGGACCTCGCGGTCCTGCACGAGCAGATCAGCCGCTCGGTGCCGCTGTCGGCCGGCCGGCAGAACAAGACGGTGCGGGAGACCGCGGCGCCGCGGGTCGACGAGCTGCGCACGATGGCCGGGGTCGACCAGGCCGACGCGGTGGCCCGGCACTGGCCGCTGCAGCTGGGCTCGCTCGGCTCGGGGAACCACTTCATCGAGGTGTCCCTGGACGAGCAGGACCGGGTGTGGGCGTTCCTGCACTCGGGCTCCCGCGGGGTGGGCAACAAGCTGGCCGCCCGGCACATCGCGGTCGCCCAGGAGCAGTGCCGCCGGCGGTTCATCGACCTGCCCGACCGTGACCTCGCCTACCTGGTGGAGGGCGAGCCGGAGTTCGACGCCTACCTGGAGGCGCTGTTCTGGGCACAGCGGTTCGCGTTCCTCAACCGGGACGAGATGATGGACCGGGTGCTCGACCAGCTGGGTCGCTTCCTGGGTGTCGACGTCGTCCGGGAGGAGTCGGTCGGCTGCCACCACAACTACACCGCCCGCGAACGGCACTTCGGCCGGGAGGTGTGGCTGTCCCGCAAGGGAGCCATCTCCGCGCGGGAGGGTGAGCTCGGGCTGATCCCCGGGTCGATGGGGGCGGCGTCCTACGTCGTCACCGGCCTGGGGAACGTGCGGGCGCTGCACTCCTCGCCGCACGGCGCGGGCCGCAGCCACTCGCGGTCGGCGGCCCGGAAGCTGTTCGACCGGGCCGACCTGGACCAGCGGATGGCCGGGGTGGCGTGGGGGCACTCGGACGCGTTCCTCGACGAGCACCCCGACGCCTACAAGCCGATCGACCAGGTGATGGCCGACGCGGCGGACCTGGTCGAGGTGCGCCACACCCTGCGCCAGGTGGTGAACGTCAAGGGCGACTGA
- a CDS encoding ferritin-like domain-containing protein, which produces MADTTILTAQLRALLLLTQTEEQVARTRVAQARTEAVRRELLQNADNAAQRTEAIAAQLRSLGGVPDVVTPALGRLGAVLKATVEQAGPLDEALLSDLSLEHQLLDRATYLKVLAQTAELPKVVRLAERLITAHTATVEWLTVVVAETALGGPAALKATPLQRVAGGATRLAAFPARYVADSVNKVIDTTTQASDAAQEKVNAAAARATTFAGAVRESLAVGRNASLKEAEGQAVREDAPETAEAIHEVRTELGALDAAELPVKDYDTLSVSKTVEAVKGLTDAGDLEAVIRYEETHKDRASVVSAAQTTLAALAKQAVGIS; this is translated from the coding sequence ATGGCCGACACCACGATCCTGACCGCCCAGCTGCGCGCCCTCCTGCTGCTCACGCAGACCGAGGAGCAGGTCGCCCGCACCCGCGTCGCCCAGGCCCGTACCGAGGCCGTCCGCCGCGAGCTCCTCCAGAACGCCGACAACGCCGCCCAGCGCACCGAGGCCATCGCCGCCCAGCTGCGCTCCCTCGGTGGCGTGCCCGACGTCGTCACCCCCGCCCTCGGCCGCCTCGGCGCCGTGCTCAAGGCCACCGTCGAGCAGGCCGGCCCGCTCGACGAGGCCCTGCTGTCCGACCTCTCCCTGGAGCACCAGCTGCTGGACCGCGCCACCTACCTCAAGGTGCTCGCCCAGACCGCCGAGCTGCCCAAGGTCGTCCGGCTGGCCGAGCGGCTGATCACCGCCCACACCGCCACCGTGGAGTGGCTGACCGTCGTCGTCGCCGAGACCGCCCTCGGTGGCCCGGCTGCGCTGAAGGCCACCCCGCTGCAGCGTGTCGCCGGTGGTGCCACCCGCCTGGCCGCCTTCCCGGCCCGCTACGTCGCCGACTCGGTCAACAAGGTCATCGACACCACCACCCAGGCCTCCGACGCCGCGCAGGAGAAGGTCAACGCCGCCGCCGCCCGCGCGACCACGTTCGCCGGCGCCGTCCGCGAGTCCCTGGCCGTGGGCCGCAACGCCTCCCTCAAGGAGGCCGAGGGCCAGGCCGTCCGCGAGGACGCCCCCGAGACCGCCGAGGCGATCCACGAGGTGCGCACCGAGCTCGGTGCCCTCGACGCGGCCGAGCTGCCCGTGAAGGACTACGACACCCTTAGCGTCAGCAAGACCGTCGAGGCCGTGAAGGGCCTGACCGACGCCGGTGACCTCGAGGCCGTCATCCGCTACGAGGAGACCCACAAGGACCGCGCCTCGGTCGTCAGCGCCGCGCAGACGACCCTCGCCGCCCTGGCGAAGCAGGCCGTCGGCATCAGCTGA